A stretch of the Geovibrio thiophilus genome encodes the following:
- a CDS encoding AAA family ATPase: protein MRFKSITLQGFKSFVDKTVVDFPDGITCVVGPNGSGKSNIMDAIRWVFGEQSPKELRGNDMEDVIFGGSSKRKASGFAEVSLTVSDLPESVTSKWGTLSEVTVTRKFYRAGDREYKINNRKCRLKDIREIFYDTGMGARSISIIEQGKVEKIIQATPEELRLFLEETAGVVRFKERKKEAERRLHQTRDNLGRVNDIISEIRSHIDTLTRQVETVKKFREFAGRKTELDKNIILYKYLKLREDSAALTEEINREKVGMAGIIAEFENLVKSETEKERNLNTLRGSFRETNEKMLFLGDAIANISGDVRLLESEIAGAESTKERLHREIEDYERKFRELTASRVRILSSKEETEKNRNKLKENLEELEEKIEEYTRMRDDLKYDIDGLEDEYLELTQKLTSINNSVFEKETTINRLEADRKRFTLEKDDLEAEIAKAAQRAEDAHREFEETRDALKLITDEIKSVRAELAEIKTLEADSKTEADSLRLEKNSLESRTAVLKEQIENAAVGDSGEYLKRFDSKLLIDLIDESAEPPMHAADILVFSAEQKSMVLATVREMTGSLRFTFSGSTDELINELGEQEKITENIIKTGSLYRKIGDDDKGVVILKLKTELKTAEDKLETVTSDFEDAEARYEGLAAKTAETAEILTEKENRKSTLETEAKNSSRMLDEAVAVKEKLSRRGEIIDKETEFVARELERMEKDLSSLREQREKTAEEQREKEDEKQLLDERLEDINTLYEDAKDELNALKIEERGFTEQLNALARELHFTDREIGETTQKTGDAKQRLSKLLTVDIINFRERLEAKKGEYASLMKQQQELRTSAISTDREVAEQEKELEGLKKEIEKANREVEKLRSVVTDSEIKRERVLAEMQSLSENFTEKFETDINEEKPDLSNFQPNKAKAELDAVTKLIDELGPLNMAAEQEYDEVCKRNEFLSQQRKDLEDAIASIHELISEIDDSTAALFRDTFEGVRDNFKKVFDILFGDGRAELRLSEPDNFLTSGVEIFVQPPGKKLVNMNLLSGGEKAMSACTLLFALFLYKPTPFCFLDEIDAPLDEANIDKFMKVVKTLSGDTQFVIITHSQKTMAEADSLYGVTMQEPGVSKMLSVRLSDLKL, encoded by the coding sequence ATGCGCTTTAAATCCATCACACTCCAAGGTTTTAAATCATTTGTCGACAAGACCGTCGTGGATTTCCCTGACGGCATTACCTGCGTTGTGGGACCGAACGGCTCCGGCAAAAGCAACATCATGGACGCCATACGCTGGGTTTTCGGTGAGCAGAGCCCAAAAGAGCTCCGCGGGAATGACATGGAGGACGTCATCTTCGGCGGCTCCTCCAAGCGCAAGGCCTCCGGTTTCGCAGAGGTTTCCCTCACTGTCAGCGACCTGCCTGAAAGCGTAACATCAAAATGGGGAACTCTCTCCGAAGTCACTGTCACCAGAAAATTTTACAGAGCAGGAGACAGGGAATACAAAATAAACAACCGCAAATGCCGTCTGAAAGACATCCGTGAAATCTTCTACGACACAGGCATGGGCGCAAGAAGCATATCGATCATAGAACAGGGCAAGGTGGAAAAAATCATTCAGGCAACTCCTGAGGAGCTCCGCCTTTTCCTTGAAGAGACTGCGGGCGTTGTGCGCTTCAAGGAGCGCAAGAAAGAGGCTGAACGCAGACTCCACCAGACTAGAGACAACCTCGGACGTGTTAACGATATTATCAGCGAGATCCGCAGCCACATAGATACCCTCACCAGACAGGTTGAGACGGTGAAAAAGTTCCGCGAGTTTGCGGGGCGTAAAACCGAGCTTGATAAAAATATCATCCTTTATAAATACTTAAAACTCAGAGAAGACTCCGCAGCCCTCACAGAAGAAATCAACCGTGAAAAGGTCGGCATGGCGGGAATAATCGCCGAATTTGAAAACCTTGTCAAAAGTGAAACAGAGAAGGAAAGAAATCTCAACACCCTGCGGGGAAGCTTCAGGGAAACTAATGAGAAGATGCTTTTTCTCGGTGACGCCATTGCGAACATCTCCGGCGATGTGCGGCTTCTGGAAAGCGAAATCGCAGGAGCAGAAAGCACGAAAGAGCGTCTGCACAGAGAGATAGAAGACTATGAGCGAAAATTCAGGGAGCTTACCGCATCCCGGGTGAGGATCCTTTCATCAAAGGAAGAGACCGAGAAAAACAGGAATAAGCTCAAGGAAAACCTTGAGGAGCTTGAAGAAAAAATAGAAGAATATACCCGCATGCGGGATGACCTCAAATATGACATTGACGGGCTTGAGGACGAATACCTTGAGCTTACCCAGAAGCTTACATCCATAAACAACTCCGTGTTTGAAAAGGAAACCACTATCAACCGCCTTGAGGCGGACAGAAAACGCTTTACCCTTGAGAAGGATGACCTTGAGGCTGAGATAGCCAAAGCAGCTCAGAGAGCGGAAGACGCACACCGTGAGTTTGAAGAGACCCGGGATGCCCTTAAGCTGATCACCGATGAGATTAAATCGGTCAGAGCCGAGCTTGCGGAGATTAAAACCCTTGAGGCTGACTCAAAAACGGAAGCGGACAGTCTGCGCCTTGAGAAAAACTCCCTTGAAAGCAGAACCGCTGTGCTTAAAGAGCAGATAGAAAACGCCGCAGTGGGTGACAGCGGGGAGTATCTCAAACGATTTGATTCAAAGCTTCTCATTGATCTGATTGACGAATCCGCCGAACCGCCCATGCACGCGGCGGACATACTCGTTTTCAGTGCGGAACAGAAATCAATGGTTCTCGCTACCGTCCGTGAAATGACAGGCTCCCTCCGATTCACCTTCTCGGGCAGCACGGACGAACTGATAAACGAACTCGGGGAACAGGAAAAAATAACCGAAAATATCATAAAGACCGGCAGCCTCTACCGCAAGATCGGCGACGATGACAAAGGCGTCGTGATCCTCAAGCTCAAGACTGAGCTTAAAACTGCGGAAGACAAGCTGGAGACCGTCACATCGGACTTTGAAGACGCAGAAGCCAGATACGAAGGGCTGGCGGCAAAAACAGCGGAGACGGCGGAAATCCTCACCGAAAAAGAGAACCGCAAATCCACCCTTGAAACCGAGGCAAAAAACAGCTCCCGCATGCTTGACGAGGCTGTCGCCGTGAAAGAAAAGCTCTCCCGTCGGGGAGAGATAATCGACAAGGAAACTGAGTTTGTTGCCCGTGAGCTTGAACGCATGGAAAAAGACCTTTCCTCCCTGCGGGAACAGCGTGAAAAAACCGCTGAGGAGCAGAGAGAGAAAGAAGACGAGAAACAGCTTCTGGATGAGCGGCTTGAGGATATAAACACACTGTATGAGGATGCCAAGGATGAGCTCAATGCCCTCAAGATAGAGGAAAGAGGGTTCACTGAGCAGCTTAACGCCCTTGCCCGTGAGCTTCACTTCACAGACAGGGAGATTGGCGAAACCACACAGAAAACAGGCGATGCCAAGCAGCGTCTGAGCAAGCTGCTCACTGTTGATATAATCAATTTCCGTGAGCGTCTGGAAGCCAAAAAAGGCGAATACGCCTCACTCATGAAGCAGCAGCAGGAGCTCCGAACCAGCGCAATAAGCACTGACAGGGAAGTCGCCGAGCAGGAAAAGGAGCTTGAAGGGCTCAAAAAAGAGATAGAAAAGGCAAACAGAGAGGTGGAAAAGCTCCGCAGCGTGGTTACTGACTCGGAAATAAAGCGTGAACGTGTTCTCGCCGAAATGCAGAGCCTTTCTGAGAACTTCACCGAAAAATTTGAAACGGATATAAATGAGGAAAAGCCAGACCTCTCAAACTTTCAGCCTAACAAAGCAAAGGCGGAGCTGGACGCTGTGACCAAGCTTATAGACGAGCTCGGTCCTCTGAACATGGCGGCAGAACAGGAATATGACGAGGTCTGCAAGCGCAACGAATTTCTCTCTCAGCAGAGAAAAGACCTTGAAGACGCAATTGCCAGCATCCATGAACTCATAAGCGAAATAGATGACAGCACCGCAGCTCTTTTCAGAGACACGTTTGAAGGCGTGCGTGACAACTTCAAAAAGGTTTTCGACATTCTCTTCGGAGACGGAAGGGCGGAGCTGCGCCTCAGCGAGCCGGACAACTTCCTCACCAGCGGAGTGGAAATCTTTGTTCAGCCGCCGGGGAAAAAGCTTGTGAATATGAATCTGCTTTCAGGGGGAGAAAAGGCTATGAGCGCATGCACGCTGCTTTTTGCGCTGTTCCTTTACAAACCCACGCCTTTCTGCTTCCTTGATGAAATAGACGCGCCTCTGGACGAGGCGAATATAGATAAATTTATGAAAGTGGTTAAAACCCTTTCGGGGGACACCCAGTTTGTCATAATCACCCACAGTCAGAAAACCATGGCAGAGGCTGACAGCCTCTACGGAGTGACAATGCAGGAACCGGGCGTCTCCAAGATGCTCTCGGTGCGCCTCAGCGACCTTAAGCTTTAG